The following coding sequences are from one Capsicum annuum cultivar UCD-10X-F1 chromosome 3, UCD10Xv1.1, whole genome shotgun sequence window:
- the LOC107862077 gene encoding E3 ubiquitin-protein ligase RSL1, translated as MHHIVQQNHPNQLVTNSMADYTAVFFDDEDSSTDILSDGECAEQLQLQEVLETCLEMHHLSMSSAKVTCEICLERKGTDEMFELENCSIHSFCSDCISLHAQSKIQEKSFPVTCPGLRCPAIIEPASCRSIIPEDVLARWEEGMCESSIPMLERIHCPYNDCSALFIYDRDHEETIVECTCPLCQRLFCAQCRVPWHVGRDCDMFQKEEKDGEDDLKVAALAEEFKWMKCPNCKSIVDKVDGCIHITCVCKVEFCYICGGIWSEAHWNCEDED; from the exons ATGCATCACATAGTGCAACAAAATCATCCAAACCAACTGGTAACAAATTCCATGGCAGACTATACTGCAGTTTTCTTTGATGATGAGGATAGTAGTACTGACATATTATCAGATGGCGAGTGCGCGGAGCAACTGCAACTCCAAGAGGTTCTTGAAACCTGTTTAGAAATGCACCATCTTAGCATGTCATCAGCCAAAGTTACATGTGAGATTTGCCTTGAGAGAAAAGGAACAGATGAAATGTTCGAACTAGAGAACTGCTCTATTCATTCTTTCTGTTCCGACTGCATAAGCCTACATGCTCAGTCCAAGATACAAGAGAAAAGCTTTCCCGTAACTTGCCCGGGTTTGAGATGTCCGGCCATAATTGAACCTGCCTCTTGTAGGTCAATCATACCTGAAGATGTTCTCGCGAGGTGGGAAGAGGGCATGTGCGAGTCATCTATTCCTATGCTTGAAAGAATTCACTGTCCTTATAATGATTGTTCTGCGCTGTTCATTTATGATCGCGATCATGAGGAGACCATAGTCGAGTGTACATGTCCTCTGTGCCAAAGACTCTTCTGTGCACAGTGTCGTGTCCCTTGGCACGTTGGGCGTGACTGTGACATGtttcaaaaggaagaaaaagacgGGGAAGATGATTTAAAGGTTGCGGCGCTTGCTGAGGAATTCAAATGGATGAAATGCCCCAACTGTAAATCAATTGTGGATAAAGTTGATGGCTGTATACACATAACATGCGT GTGTAAAGTAGAATTTTGCTACATCTGTGGAGGAATATGGAGTGAAGCTCATTGGAATTGCGAAGACGAAGACTAA
- the LOC107862076 gene encoding 4-coumarate--CoA ligase 1, with product MPMENETRDLIFRSKLPDIYIPKHLPLHSYCFENISEFNSRPCLIDGANDQIYSYAEVELTSRKVAVGLNKLGVQQKDTIMILLPNSPEFVFAFMGASYLGAISTMANPLFTPAEVLKQAKASSAKIIITLACYIGKVKDYATENDVKLICIDSAPEGCIHFSELTQSDEHEIPDVKIQPDDVVALPYSSGTTGLPKGVMLTHKGLVTSVAQQVDGENANLYMHSEDVLMCCLPLFHIYSLNSVLLCGLRIGAAILIMQKFDIVHFLELIQKYKVTIGPFVPPIVLAIAKSPLVDHYDLSSVRTVMSGAAPLGKELEDTVRTKFPNAKLGQGYGMTEAGPVLAMCLAFAKEPFEIKSGACGTVVRNAEMKIVDPDTGCSLPRNQPGEICIRGDQIMKGYLNDLESTTRTIDKEGWLHTGDMGFIDNDDELFIVDRLKELIKYKGFQVAPAELEALLLNHPNISDAAVVPMKDEQAGEVPVAFVVRSNGSTITEDEVKDFVSKQVVFYKRIKRVFFVETVPKSPSGKILRKDLRARLAAGVTN from the exons ATGCCGATGGAAAATGAAACAAGAGATTTAATCTTCCGATCTAAACTCCCTGATATTTACATCCCTAAACATTTGCCTTTACATTCTTATTGTTTCGAAAACATTTCTGAGTTTAATTCCCGTCCTTGTTTAATTGATGGTGCAAATGATCAAATCTATTCTTATGCCGAAGTTGAACTGACTTCGAGGAAAGTTGCTGTTGGTCTGAATAAATTAGGGGTCCAACAGAAGGATACGATTATGATTCTCTTGCCTAATTCCCCTGAATTCGTTTTTGCTTTTATGGGTGCTTCGTATCTAGGTGCAATTTCCACAATGGCTAATCCTCTTTTCACTCCTGCAGAGGTTCTCAAGCAAGCTAAAGCATCAAGCGCTAAGATTATCATCACGTTAGCTTGCTATATTGGGAAAGTAAAGGATTACGCTACTGAAAATGATGTGAAGTTAATTTGCATCGATTCTGCACCGGAAGGTTGCATTCATTTCTCCGAATTGACACAATCGGACGAACACGAAATACCTGATGTGAAAATCCAGCCTGATGACGTTGTCGCCCTGCCGTATTCCTCAGGGACTACAGGGCTACCAAAAGGAGTCATGTTGACACATAAAGGATTAGTCACGAGCGTAGCGCAACAAGTTGATGGAGAAAATGCAAATTTGTATATGCACAGTGAAGACGTGTTGATGTGTTGCTTGCCTTTGTTCCATATATACTCACTCAATTCTGTTTTGCTATGTGGATTGAGAATTGGAGCAGCCATTTTGATTATGCAGAAATTCGACATTGTTCACTTCTTGGAGTTGATTCAGAAGTATAAGGTGACAATTGGACCATTTGTACCTCCTATTGTTCTAGCAATTGCAAAGAGTCCATTAGTTGATCACTACGATCTTTCATCAGTAAGGACAGTCATGTCTGGTGCTGCACCTTTAGGAAAGGAACTCGAAGACACTGTCCGAACCAAATTCCCTAACGCCAAACTTGGTcag ggTTATGGAATGACTGAAGCTGGACCAGTGCTGGCAATGTGTTTGGCCTTTGCAAAAGAACCCTTTGAAATTAAATCAGGTGCATGTGGTACTGTTGTGAGGAATGCTGAGATGAAAATTGTGGATCCGGATACGGGTTGTTCTTTGCCCCGTAACCAACCCGGTGAAATTTGCATTCGAGGTGATCAGATCATGAAAG gtTACTTGAACGATCTTGAGTCCACAACGAGAACAATAGACAAAGAAGGATGGTTACACACTGGCGATATGGGGTTCATCGACAACGATGACGAGCTTTTCATTGTGGACCGATTGAAGGAATTGATTAAATACAAAGGATTTCAAGTGGCCCCTGCTGAGCTTGAAGCACTTCTTCTCAACCATCCCAACATTTCTGATGCTGCTGTTGTCCC AATGAAAGACGAGCAAGCTGGGGAAGTTCCAGTGGCTTTTGTTGTAAGGTCAAATGGATCAACAATTACTGAGGATGAAGTCAAGGATTTCGTTTCGAAGCAG GTGGTATTCTATAAGAGAATAAAGCGTGTATTTTTCGTGGAAACGGTACCAAAATCTCCATCAGGAAAAATTCTGAGAAAGGACTTGAGAGCTAGACTGGCTGCTGGTGTcacaaattaa